A single genomic interval of Saccharospirillum mangrovi harbors:
- the gcvH gene encoding glycine cleavage system protein GcvH, with protein sequence MSAIPESLRYSASHEWVRDLGNGVVAVGISDHAQAQLGDIVFVELPELGSKVKAGDAIAVVESVKAASDIYSPLSGTILACNEALTDKPERLNEDAYDAGWLFQLQLEDASALNDLLTADQYAAQI encoded by the coding sequence ATGTCTGCAATTCCCGAATCTTTGCGTTACAGCGCCAGTCACGAATGGGTCCGCGATCTCGGCAACGGTGTCGTTGCTGTCGGCATCAGCGACCATGCCCAGGCTCAATTGGGCGACATCGTCTTTGTTGAACTGCCGGAACTGGGCAGCAAGGTTAAAGCTGGCGACGCCATCGCCGTGGTCGAATCGGTCAAGGCCGCGTCCGACATTTACAGCCCGCTCAGCGGCACCATTCTGGCGTGCAACGAAGCGCTGACCGATAAGCCCGAGCGGCTCAACGAAGACGCCTACGACGCCGGCTGGCTGTTCCAGTTGCAACTGGAAGATGCGAGCGCCCTGAACGACCTGCTCACCGCCGACCAATACGCCGCCCAGATCTGA